From Phenylobacterium immobile (ATCC 35973), a single genomic window includes:
- the metZ gene encoding O-succinylhomoserine sulfhydrylase, with protein MSEDPRDWEVETRLVRGGLARSPYGEISEALFLTQSFAYDSAEAADARFAGDAPGFIYQRFGNPTTQMFEDRLALLEGAESCRATASGMAAITLALTGLVRAGDHVVAGRALFGSCRWICSEYLPRFGVEVTFVDATDLTDWANAVRPNTKAFLVESPANPLLEVTDIAAVAEIAHAAGAKLVVDNVFATPIFQKPLQLGADIVVYSATKHIDGQGRVLGGAVLGNEPLMSEAYKDIVRHTGPALSPFNAWVMLKGLETLDLRVRRQSENAAKVADAMAAHAKAKAVAYCGRADHPQAEVIARQMSGGGNVVALDLGSQEAAWRFLNALEIVDISNNLGDAKSMATHPSTTTHRSTPEDERLAIGLTPGWIRMSVGLEGPGDLVRDVTRALDAA; from the coding sequence ATGTCCGAAGACCCTCGCGACTGGGAAGTCGAAACCCGGCTGGTGCGCGGCGGGCTGGCCCGTTCGCCCTATGGCGAGATTTCCGAAGCCCTCTTCCTAACTCAAAGCTTCGCCTACGACAGCGCCGAAGCCGCCGATGCGCGCTTCGCCGGTGACGCGCCGGGATTCATCTATCAACGCTTCGGCAATCCAACGACGCAGATGTTCGAGGACCGCCTGGCCTTGCTGGAGGGCGCGGAGTCCTGCCGGGCCACGGCTTCGGGCATGGCCGCCATCACGCTCGCCCTGACCGGCCTGGTGCGTGCTGGCGATCATGTCGTCGCTGGCCGCGCCCTGTTCGGGTCCTGCCGCTGGATCTGTTCGGAGTATCTGCCGCGCTTCGGCGTCGAGGTGACGTTTGTCGACGCCACTGACCTGACCGATTGGGCCAACGCCGTGCGGCCCAACACCAAGGCCTTCCTGGTGGAAAGCCCGGCCAACCCGCTACTGGAAGTCACCGACATCGCCGCCGTCGCCGAGATCGCGCACGCGGCCGGCGCCAAGCTGGTTGTCGACAACGTCTTTGCGACCCCGATCTTCCAGAAACCGCTGCAACTCGGCGCCGACATTGTCGTCTATTCGGCGACAAAGCACATCGATGGCCAAGGTCGCGTCCTGGGCGGCGCGGTGCTGGGCAATGAGCCGCTGATGAGCGAGGCCTACAAGGACATCGTCCGCCACACCGGCCCGGCGCTTTCGCCGTTCAACGCCTGGGTGATGCTGAAGGGCCTGGAGACGCTGGACCTCCGCGTCCGCCGCCAGTCGGAAAACGCGGCCAAGGTCGCCGACGCCATGGCGGCCCACGCCAAGGCCAAGGCCGTCGCCTACTGCGGCCGGGCCGACCACCCGCAGGCCGAGGTCATCGCCCGCCAGATGAGCGGCGGCGGCAATGTCGTGGCGCTGGACCTGGGCAGCCAGGAGGCTGCCTGGCGGTTCCTGAACGCTTTGGAGATCGTCGACATTTCCAACAACCTGGGCGACGCCAAGTCGATGGCGACGCACCCATCGACGACGACCCACCGCTCGACGCCGGAAGATGAGCGCCTGGCGATCGGACTGACCCCCGGCTGGATTCGCATGAGCGTGGGCCTCGAAGGCCCCGGCGATCTGGTGCGCGACGTGACGCGGGCGCTGGACGCGGCCTAG